The Haladaptatus sp. R4 genome includes the window AAAATTCGAGACTCACGTCGTACAGTCGGCCGTAGTCGCCTTCGACCTGCACGAGCGTCGGACCGAACTGGGCGATGTGGGCGAGTCGTTCCGTCGGGATGTCGTCGGGGACCAAGACGAGGCAGTTCAGGCCAGCGCTCGCGGCGGTCGCGGCCATGCTCATCGCCATGTTGCCGTGCGAGACGGTTCCGACCCACTCGTCGTCCGTTTCGAGCGCGCGGGCGATGCCGACGGCGCTCCCCCGGTCCTTGAAACTGCCCGTCGGATTGGCGCTCTCGTCCTTGACCCACATCTCGCATCCGGCGTACTCGTCCAACCGCGGCGTTCGAAGGAGGGGCGTTCCGCCGACCGCCGAACCGATATCGGGAGTCGCCGACGGATGCCCGACCGGGAGCAACGCCGAATACCGCCAGATGGACGGGTCCGAGACCGTCGGCCACGAAAAGTCCGATGCGTCGGTCTTCGGCCAGAGCGGTTCGCCGCACGGGCAGCGTGCGCGCGTTTCCGCGTTCACTTCGTTGCCACACCGATAGCAGGCGAGCGTCATCCCCGCCGTCATCGGATCGCGTCCTCGTAGCGTTCCTTGGCGTTCGTCGCACCCGAGAGCAAGTAGTCGGCGTCGATGCCGACGACCTGAAAGTCGAATCCGGCGTCGGCCCAGCGCTCCACGTCTTCGGATTCGAGCGCGATGGTGCCGACGGGGACGCCCGCTTCGTGACCCGCCGCCAAGACAGCGGAATCTCGTGTCGAGCGAGTCGGTGTCGCCGAACCGACCGAGCGACGCGGAGAGGTCCGCCGGGCCGACGAACAGCGCGTCGATCCCCTCGACACCGGCGATGGCGGCCGCGTTTTCGACGCCGATCGAGGATTCGATCTGAACGACGACGAGACGCTCGTCGTTCGCCCGTTCGAAGTATTTTCTCAAGCTGAGTCCGTACCGCGAGGCCCGTGCCCCGGCGACGCCACGGATTCCATCCGGCGGGTAGCGCGTCGCATCCGCGATGGCTCGGGCTTGGTCGGCCGTCTCCACCATCGGAACGATAACACCGGAAACGCCGGTGTCGAGGACGCGCTTGAGTCGAGCGGGGTCGTCGTCGGCCACGCGGACGAGCGGTTCGGTGTCGCCGCTCGCCGCATCCACTGCACGGGCGAGCGATTCGACCGTCTCCAGCGACATCGCCGTGTGTTCCGCGTCGATGACGACGAAATCGAAGCCGAGTTCGGCGCTCATCTCGGCGACCGCCGGGTGGCCGATGGAAATCCACGATCCGACGGTGCGATCACCTGCACGAACTGCGTCCGCGAGTTGGCTCATGGGAATTCGAACGCGAAGGAGGGAAAAATAGGGTCCGGTCGGGGAAATTCGAGTCGCCTCAGTCCGCACCTGTCACGCTGTAAATGACGAACAGATAGCCGACCGTCGAGACGCCGTAGTTCACCGTCAAAAGCAGTCTGGTGTTGTGGAAATCCGTGAGAAACGCGCTGAACGTCGTGGCTATCGCGCCCGCGACGAGAATCGAGAACCCGATAGAGAGGGCGAGCATCGACCGTCGGGAGGTCTGAAGGTAGGCACGCATCGCCAAACCGACCATCGTGAGGCCGGTCGCCGCGAGAACGACGCTGAGTAGTATGTAGGTGAGTTCGATAGCTTGCATGGAAAGGTGCCTATGACTGTCGTCATCTACAAATCAGGCAACTGATTTAAAATTATTCAATACGGTAGTTCAGTAACTTGACCGGTCGTGACGATGCCAGGCGTAGACGGGAGAGCCTGATCCGAGAGTCGCCCATATTCAGAATATTAATCAAGTTGATGGATGGAACAGCCAGTGGAAGACAGTCGTTCAAAATATCACGACGGCGAGGAAGCCGACGAGCAACGAACCGGTCACGAGCAGTTGAACGACGCCGACGCGAGCATGCCGACGACGGCGAAGCCAGCGGTTCGGGCACCGTGCCGGAGGTCGTTCGTCCGCGTGAGTTCGACGACGAAGGTGGCGAGCGCGACGGCGACCAGCATTCCCACGGGTCCCGTGACGAACAGGGCGACGATTCCGACGACGGCCGCGACGGCGGCGGACACCATCGAACCACCGCCAGCGCGTGCGGAAATCGCGCTTCCTGCGTAGTCGGCGACGAACGCCGCGATACCGACGACCGTTGCGATGGCGACGAAGGCGAGGCCGGGACTGTGAAAGTCCGTCCCCCACCAGTAGACGTAGATTCCCGCGAGCGAGAGGGGAACTCCCGGCACGAGGGGAGCGACGCTTCCGAGAACGCCACCGAGTAGGAGGGCGAGGGCGAGGAGGAACGGCCAATCCATATGGAAATCGTGGTGCTTGCGGCGCATAACCCTTCAGGTTGCCCCGACAGCTTTTGAACCGTAGCGCCCGAGTTTCGAGTAATGAGGTACTCGTCGTCGGAGCAACCGGGTTCGTCGGCCGCAACCTCGTCCCCGAACTGATCGAACGGGGTCACGAAGTCGTGGCGATGACTCGAAACGCTTCGACGTACGACCCGCCGGAAGGCGTGTCAGTGGTGGAGGCGGACTTGAACGACCGCGAGAGCCTTCGCGGCGTCTTCGACGGAGTGGACGCCGCGTACTACCTCGTCCACTCGATGGGCGAGAGCGAGGACTTCATGGCACACGACCGGGTCGCGGCGCGAAACTTCGTTTCGGCCGCTCGGGGATCGAAACTCTCCCGCGTGGTGTATCTCTCCGGTCTCGGCGGGGAACGGGTCACGCTCTCGGATCACCTCAAATCGCGTCGGGAAGTGGAGTACATCCTCGGTACCGGGGCGTACGACCTCACCGTCCTTCGGGCGGCCATCGTCATCGGCGGCGACAGCGCCAGTTTCCGGATGGTCCGGCAGTTGGCCGAGCGTCTGCCGCTCATGATAACGCCACGATGGGTCCGGACGAACTGCCAACCCATCGCCATCGAGGACGTCGTCGGTTATCTCGTCGGCGTCCTCGACACGCCGGAGACGGCCGGTGAAACGTACGAAATCGGCGGGCCGGACGTACTGACGTACGGCGAGATGGTAATTCGGACGGGCGACCTGCTCGACAAACGCGCGACGATGGTCCCCGTTCCCGTCCTCAGCCCGCAACTCTCGGCCTACTGGGTCGATCTGGTCACCGACGTCCCCAAAGTCGTCGCGCATCCGCTCATCCTCGGACTGAAGACGCGCACCGTCGTGGAAGACGACCGGATTCGCTCGCTCGTCCCCATCGAACTGACACCCTTCGACGACGCCGTGCGGCGCGCAATCGCATGAGCAGGGCAAACCGGATGAACACGCCGGAGTATCGATGGGCCTACGAGAGCAGCGCGGACGGGATTCCGGGCGTCACGTTCCCCGATTGGCTCGCGCTGACGATTCAGTTCGTCCTCTTCGAGGGACTCATGTTGTTGCTCGCGTGGCGATACGACCTCTGGCACGCCGTTCCGGCGGGTACCGCGGCAATCGTCGTCGCCACCGCCGGAAGCGCGCTGATGCTCCTCATCGGACGACGAGTGCGGGACCTGACGATTCCGATGGTGTACCGAAAGCTGTTGTTCGGGTCGAGCATCGAGGTGGTTCTCGGCGTCCTCGCCTACGTGGCGTTGGTCACCTACTTGCTGGTGTACACGCCTCGGACCGGAGCGCCGCTGCTCGAATCCCTGCTCGCGGACGTCGCCCCCGATTCCGGCCGTGTTTCTCACCCTGCTCGTCCTCTGGGACGTGTGCTACCGAATCGGCACCGCGTGGTGGGCGAGCGTCATCGGCTTCTGGGTCTCCGTGAAGTATCCGAGCGAGTCGGAGACGCGCCACGACCTCCGGCGTGTCGATGCGGTCGTCATCGCCTTCGCCGTATTGCAACTCGTTCTGGTCCCGTTCGTCTGGGGCTACGACCTGCTGGTGCTCGCCCTGGTCGGACACGTCGTCGCCGTCTTCTGCGTCTCCGGGAGCGCGATTTTCATCCGCACTCGCCGCTCAACTATTTAACCGATGACGGTGTAATTCGCTGGTAGTCCATGTCCGACGGCGACCCATCGTTCTCGATTCCCCACCGTCCGCGCCGAACGTATCCGCGACGGGGTGGCGTTCGCTACGAAGGGGAGACGCTGTTTCGACTCTCGCCCGACTCCGACCCGTCCGAGAACGACCTCACCGCGCTCGTCGAGCGGGTACTGGACGGGGATGCCTACACCTACGGCGACTGGTTCGACCTTCCCGTCCCGATGTATCTCGTCCGCGACCGCGAACACGACACGACCTTTCGCGTCGTCGTGCGCTACGGTTCCGTCGAACTACACATCCTTCCGGACACTCGTTCTGAGGGGTTGAAGTCGATCTATCGACGATTGTCCGCAGAATCCCCCGTCTCGTGGAACGTTTCGTGTGAGTCGAATCCGGAAAACTAGTCACTTTCGGAGTACAACCATTATATACCATCGGCGGGACAATGCAATCTAATGGCGCTTCATGTAGACTCCCGAGATTGGACCCTCCGCACGACCCACAATCGAGACGACATGTGGGGGCTTGCGGACGAAGAAGGAATTCAGGCGGCACGGGCGGCGTACCCGTCTGGCTGGCTCTTTCTGACCCGCGACTCCGCGACCAGAGAGCTGGTTCGTCTCGCCGCCGCGACCGGCGGCGAGTGGGAGCTAGAGGAACTCGCGCACGAACTCGACCAAGGAGCCGACAGCGTCGACCGAAGCCTGGACGACCTCGTCGAACTCCACGTATTCCGCAAAGACGACGGGACGTACCGCCCGAACTCGGAGAGCGTTATCGCCAACACGGTCGCACAGTTGCGCGGTGCGGCGGACGAACGCGGCGCGTCGGACGGTTTTCGTGACCTGACACGACCGAAGGAGGTACGACTGCTGTTGGACGCACTACTCGCTATGGATCAGAACGAGGTGTTCACGCAGGACGACCTTCACCAACTCGTCGGCCTGTCCCGAAAGTCGGTGTGGATGCACGTCGAACCGCTGGCGGACCTCGGCGTTCTCACTGAGTCGGGTGACGGCTACAAAGTAAATGAGTCGAGCTCTGTGTTCGCTCAAATCAGAGCGTTGAACGCGGCGGTCCTCGGTACCGCACTCTCTCCTTAAGCGTCTGCGTTTGACCGAGGTCAGCGCCGACGTAGCGCTCTTCCCATTCGCGTCGCGCTTCGATTTCCCGCGCTCCTCGGCGGGTGAGCGTGTAGTAGTTCGTCCGACGGTCTCGCTGTCCCTTCTCCACCAACCCTTTATCGACGAGTGAATCGAGATTCGGATACAGTCGGCCGTGATGAATCTCTTTCTCGTAGTACGCTTCGAGTTCTTCTTTGATGGCGAGGCCGTGTGGGGTTCGTCCAGACCAGCGATGACGTACAGAAGGTCTCGCTGGAAACCAGTCAGGTCGTGCATGGTTCTCCCTAGACCTACAGAATCATGCAATAGACAAAAGAGTAATGGCCAATCCCAACCTACCCCGACGCTGTCTTCCGATTTCATGTTTCACGTCTCGACTATTCTCCTACCGAGTACCAGTTGTTCGAATGACATAAGATGGCTCTCTCCAAACTCTATAGATAGTTCCTCACCCGTCACGTCTCGGGGGCGGACACGTCGAAATACGGACGCCTTCCGAACGAAAGGACAGCTTAAAACGTCCGTTTTGAGACCTGTCGGGCACGATTCCGAATTAGTCGGATGAGAGATGCGTTCGTTTATATCTATCAAAATCGAGTTTATTCAACCCCGTATTTATGCCCATGTGTCTGGTTATCTCTCGCATGGCAACACGGGACGACACTCCCGACCTCGAAACGTACCGCGCTTCGCTCGGTCACGAAGTCTCGGACACGCATCCCTCCCTCGCGAACGAACTGCGTGCCGTAGTCGATGGTGACGTCCGCTTCGACCAGTACACGCGCATCCTGTACGCGACGGACGGCAGCATCTACCAATCCCAACCCGCGGGGGTCGTCTACCCGACCGATGTCGAGGACGTACGAGCGGCGGCGCGCGTCGCTGCAGACCACGACATGCCCGTCCTCCCGCGCGGTGCCGGTCGTCGCTCGCGGGACAGACCGTCGGAAAAGGGTGTGTCGTCCTCGACTTCTCGCGCCACATGGATTCCATTCTGGACGTCGCACCCGACGAGCGCCGAGCGGTGGTCGAACCCGGTGTCGTGCAGGACGACTTGGACGAGTACCTCGCGGAGTGGGATCTCAAATTCGCGCCCGACCCGGCGTCCTCCAACCGGGCCACGGTCGGCGGCGGCATCGGCAACAACTCCACCGGCGCGCACTCGGTTCGCTACGGCATCACCGACGCGTACACCGCCGAGTTGGACGTCGTCCTCGCCGACGGGTCGCTGATTCACACCCACGACGTCAACTGACGGCGAGGAGTGGGACGAAATCGTGAAACGTGACGACAGGGAGGCCGAACTGTACCGAACCGTCCGGGGACTCGTCGAGGACAACGAGGACGCTATCGAGGAGCGCTATCCGACGCTCAAGCGCTCGGTCAGCGGCTACAACCTCCACAAGGTGATTTCCGAGCGGGACGGAAACCGGTACATCAACCTCTCGAAACTGTTCGTCGGCGGCGGAGGGAACGCTCGGTATCGTGGTGCGCGCGACGCTGGGATTGGTGTCGCGCCCCGACGAAACCGCGCTCGCGCTCTACTGTTTCGACGACCTCGTATCGGCGATGGAGGCAGTTCCGGAAGCCCTCGAATTCGACGTGAGTGCCGTCGAGTTGATGGACGACGAGGTGTTCCGCCTCGCCCGAAATTCGACGGAGTTCGCGGAGTACGCCGCCCCGATTCCGGAACGGGCGGAAGCCGCCCTGATGTTGGAGTTCGATAACGAGCTTCAGAACGACTTCGAGGACGCCATCGCGGAGACGAACGCCAACTTCGTCCACGCGGGCGAGGCGTTCGACGTGCTCGAAGCCTACACGCCCGGAGAGCAGGCGGACCTCTGGAAGCTCCGCAAGGCCGCGATTCCGCTGCTGATGAGCATGGAGGGCGACCCGAAGCCGTATCCGTTCATCGAGGACGCGTCGGTGCCGCCGGAAGAACTCGCCGAGTACGTCCGCGAGTTCATGGACGTGCTCGAAGATCACGATACCACGGCGGCCTACTTCGCCCACGCGGGGAGCGGCACGCTCCACATTCGACCGATTCTGAACCTCAAAGACGCCGAGGGCATCGAGACGATGCACTCTATCGCGGACGACGTGACGTCGCTCGTCCTCGCCCACCACGGTTCGTTCTCCGGCGAACACGGCGACGGACTCGCCAGAACGGAGTTCAACCCGAAGATGTACGGCGAGCAACTGTGGACGGCGTTTCAGGACCTCAAGACGGCGTTCGACCCCGACTGGCGGATGAACCCCGGAACGGTCGTGTTTCGGGACGAGGACGAAGCCGACATGCGAGAAAACCTCCGTTACGGGCCGGACTACTCCTCGCTGGAGCCGACGACGGTGCAGGATTTCTCGGCGGAGGGCGGCTTTTCGCACCTCGTCGAACTCTGCAACGGTTGTGGTACCTGCCGCCAGACCGGAAGCGAGACGATGTGTCCGTCCTACCGCGGAATGAGGACGGAGATGACGACGACGCGGGGACGGGCGAACCTCCTTCGAGCCGCCATCAGCGGCGAGATTCCGACCGAGGAACTGTTCACCGACCGGTTTCAGGAGGAGGTGCTGGACCTCTGTCTGGGGTGTAAGGGCTGTGCTCACGACTGTCCCACCGGCGTCGATTTGGCGAAACTGAAGGCCGAGGTGAAACACGCCGACCACGAGAAACGCGGTGCGGACCTGCGGGAGACGTTCTTCGCGAACGTCCACAGGATTTCGGCGCTCGGGAGCGCGCTCGCCCCGCTGTCGAACTGGGCGACTCGGCTTCCGGGAACGGACGCGATTGCCGAGAGGACCCTCGGTATCGCCCCAGAGCGCGACCTGCCGACGTTCAGTCGGGAGACGTTCGTGGACTGGTTCGAATCGCGCGGAAGTCGCGTGCCGCCAGACATCGCCACCCAGCGGGTGCTGTTCGTCCCGGACACGTTCACGAACTACAGCTATCCGGCACCCGGCAAGGCCGCCGTCCGCGTCCTCGAAGCCGCTGGCGTTCACGTCCAAGTGCCGACCGACCTCGCGCCGAGCGGACGGGCGGCCTACTCGGAAGGCTTCCTCGACACCGCGCGCGAGAACGCGGAAGCGAACGTCGCGGCGCTCGAATCGCGGGTCGACGACGGCTGGTCGGTCGTCTTCGTGGAACCCTCCGACGCGGTGATGTTCCAGGACGAGTATCGGGACCTCGTCTCGAACCCCGCCGTCGAGGACGTCGCGGCGAACACCTACGGCGTCTGTGAGTTCATCGACCGCAAGCGACTGGACGA containing:
- a CDS encoding NAD(P)H-binding protein, which gives rise to MNRSARVSSNEVLVVGATGFVGRNLVPELIERGHEVVAMTRNASTYDPPEGVSVVEADLNDRESLRGVFDGVDAAYYLVHSMGESEDFMAHDRVAARNFVSAARGSKLSRVVYLSGLGGERVTLSDHLKSRREVEYILGTGAYDLTVLRAAIVIGGDSASFRMVRQLAERLPLMITPRWVRTNCQPIAIEDVVGYLVGVLDTPETAGETYEIGGPDVLTYGEMVIRTGDLLDKRATMVPVPVLSPQLSAYWVDLVTDVPKVVAHPLILGLKTRTVVEDDRIRSLVPIELTPFDDAVRRAIA
- a CDS encoding DUF456 domain-containing protein — encoded protein: MDWPFLLALALLLGGVLGSVAPLVPGVPLSLAGIYVYWWGTDFHSPGLAFVAIATVVGIAAFVADYAGSAISARAGGGSMVSAAVAAVVGIVALFVTGPVGMLVAVALATFVVELTRTNDLRHGARTAGFAVVGMLASASFNCS